The following is a genomic window from Pan paniscus chromosome 18, NHGRI_mPanPan1-v2.0_pri, whole genome shotgun sequence.
TACAGAAGGGAGCACTGAGGCAGGAAGGGGCCTGGGAAAAGCTAGAAAGGTTCCTACCTGCCCGTCTGACAGGGACCCAGGGGCCCTGGGTTCGAGTCCTGTTCTGTTATTAACCCTGCGTGCCAGACCATTCCCGTCTGCAAAGCGGGCACTTCCCCCCTCCCCGGCTCACGGGGGCCAAGCTCTGGCGGCTGGTAAAGCTCAGAGGTGGTgggtggtgtcacacacctgtcaGCTCCACAGGCTGCTCCTCACATTCGTGTGGTCTGGGGGCATGGCTGGTGTCTGCTCCCAAGGTCACAGTGGGGGTTCGGAGGCAGGAGTACCTGGCCCACTGGGACTCTATGCTCCAGCACACCCTGAACTGTGCCTCTCCCTTAGGCTTCCTGCTGAACTCCAAGTTTCCTGAGAAGGTGGAGGGACGCTTTTCAGCAGCCCCTCTCGTGGACCTCAGCCTGTCACCACCATCTGGGCTGGACTCCCCCAATGGCAGCAGCTCGCTGTCCCCCGAGCGCCAGGGCAACGGGGACCTGCCTCCAGTGCCCAGTGCCTCGGTAAGGAGGGGTGAGAGTTCCGGAGAGAGGGGTGGACTGGTTTCCTGGGGTTGCCATGACAAAGTACCCCAACACTGAGTGGTTTAAAAAACAGATGTGTTACCcctcataattctggaggctggagtctACCtggaaggctctaggggagaaccttccctgcctctctcctgccTTCTGGCAGCGTCTGGCAATGcctggcactctagcctggtagCTCTTTCACTCCAGGCTCTGCCCTGTCTTCACACGGTCTTTGTCCCTCTGTGTCCGAATCTCTCTCTGGtttctcttataaagacaccagtcatggccgggcacggtggctcacacctgtaaccccagcactttaggaggctaaagtgggaagatcgcttgagcccaggagttcaaaactagcctgggcaacatagcaagaccccatctctatttatttttttgagacagagtcttgctccattgcccaggctggagggcagtggcctggatctcagctcactgcaacctccgcctcccgggttcaagcgattctcctgcctcagcctcccaagctgggactacaggtacacaccaccacacctggctaattttgtattttcagtagagacggggtttcaccatgttggtcaggctggtcttgaactcctgacctcaactgatccgcccatctcggcctcccaaagtgctgggattacaggcgtgagccactgcacctggctatatattttttttaattaagaaaataaaaattaaaaagacaccaGTCACGGGGTGTTGGGCCCACCCTAATCTAGTGTGACCTCatgttaacttgattacatctgcaaagaccctagttccaaataaggccacatgcACAGGTaggggctggggagaagaggACCTGAATGTCTCTGTTTGGGGACACCATTCAGTCCACTACCGATGGGACAGGGGGGCTCTGGGCCAGCAGGACCTTGACTAGCCCTCCCCTCGCACCCCAGGACTTCCAGCCACTGCGCTATTTGGATGGTGTCCCCAGCTCCTTCCAGTTCTTCCTGCCCCTCGGCTCCGGGGGGGCCCTGCACCTGCCTGCCTCCTCCTTCCTTACCCCTCCCAAGGACAAGTGCCTCTCGCCAGACCTGCCCCTGCCCAAGCAGCTGGTGTGTCGCTGGGCCAAGGTGAGTGGGGGCCAGGAAGAGTAGTGTGGAGTCTGGGGCAGGTCACCCCGCATGGGCTCAGAACACTTCCCATCCTCCGCAGTGTAACCAGCTCTTTGAGCTCCTGCAAGACCTGGTGGACCATGTCAACGATTACCATGTCAAGCCCGAGAAGGATGCGGGGTACTGCTGCCACTGGGAGGGCTGCGCCCGCCATGGCCGAGGTTTCAACGCCAggtgaggtgggggagagaggggtAGAGGGAGGACTGGGGTCTCCAGTGAGCTGAGCCGTGCCCCCCGCCCTCCCTGGAGCAGGTACAAGATGCTCATCCACATCCGCACACACACCAACGAGAAGCCGCACCACTGTCCGACCTGCAGCAAGAGCTTCTCCCGCCTGGAGAACCTGAAGATCCACAACCGGTCGCACACAGGTAAGAGGCCGGGGCCGGGCGGCTTGGCCCATGAAGGGGGCGCTCAGCTGAGACCGGCTGGGCAGGTCCCCAGGGGGAGGGGACTGTTAAATAAATCCCGGGCCTCAGAGATAAGGGTTGATCTCATCGCCCAGGGGTCCCTTTTCCAATGCAGTTTGCTAGGGGAAGCATCCCCTGAGGGTTAGACCCCCACCCAGCACCTGCTCTTGGAGCACCAATGCCATTTCCTGGTTCCCGTGGGCATCTTCTGACTAATGCCACCTCTGTGATCGCAGAGGCCAGGTCGGCTTCACTCCTCACTACAGCCCAGGCCCATAGCAGGACAGCTCTGGTTGTCGGAGCCACAGACATAATTTTACATTTCCTAATCGCTGcataaaatacagcaaaaataAATGGGTGAAATTAATTGTAATATGGTTCGTTGACCCCGGTACATCCAACGTGTTATCAATTCATTATTAAAGACAAATCAGTGAGATATTGAAGTTCTTCATTTCATGACAAAGCCTCAAGGAGCTGATGTGTATGTTTTTTCCTGGTGTTTATTTCACCCTGGCAGCACAACTCCAGGTGGAGAGCCATGTATCAGGAGGTCAGTCACTACATGTGGCCCCCTGCTCTGGCCAGGGCAGCAGAAGATGCCTGGTGAACCTTCAGCCATTTGTTGAGTGAGGGCAGTAGTGCCCAGGCAGCACTCCCTGTGGCCAGGCCCACGCTGGGCGCCTCGTGCCAGGATGTGATCTCCAAGGccatggtgtctttttttttcttgagacagactcactctgtcacccaggctggagtgcagtggcatgatcttggctcactgcaacctctgcctcccaggttcaagtaattctcctgcctcagcctccgaggtagctgggattacaggcacctgccaccacacccagctagttttcgtagttttagtagagacggggtctcaccatgttggccctgctggtctggaactcctggcctcaagtgatctgcctgccttggcctcccaaagtgctgaaattacaggcgtgagccaccgggcccggcctccAAGGCCATGTTCTGCTGCTGAAAGGCACACCCTCTGTAGCAGAGGGTGCAGGGCGAGGCCAGGCAGAGCTGGAGTCAACCAGGCTGAGTTTTCAGCCTCTGTGCCCTGCCTGGGGGCAGATCTCATGCCATGTGCTGGGGATGCCCCCTGCCCCCAGAATTGGGGCATCTGTGTTCCCAGGGAGTGCTTGGCCTGGGGAAATGTTGAGTGCATGGGGTGAGACCCAGGAAGGGGAGAGACCCCTCATGGCGGCACTGCACTGCACCACCCTGCAGGTGAGAAGCCCTACGTCTGCCCCTATGAGGGCTGCAACAAGCGCTATTCCAACTCCAGTGACCGCTTTAAGCACACGCGCACCCACTACGTGGACAAGCCCTACTACTGCAAGATGCCCGGCTGCCACAAGCGCTACACGGACCCCAGCTCACTGCGCAAGCACATCAAGGCCCATGGCCACTTCGTGTCCCACGAGCAGCAAGAGCTCCTGCAGCTGCGCCCACCCCCTAAGCCGCCACTGCCCGCCCCCGACGGCGGCCCCTATGTCAGTGGGGCCCAGATCATCATCCCCAACCCAGCTGCCCTCTTTGGAGGCCCTGGCCTGCCCGGCTTACCCCTACCCCTGGCCCCCGGCCCCCTTGACCTCAGTGCCCTGGCCTGTGGCAATggtgggggcagtgggggtggggggggcatgGGCCCTGGGCTGCCAGGCCCCGTCCTGCCTCTCAATCTGGCCAAGAACCCGCTGCTGCCCTCGCCCTTTGGGGCTGGCGGACTGGGCTTGCCTGTGGTCTCCCTCCTTGCTGGCGCCGCTGGTGGCAAGGCCGAGGGGGAGAAGGGGCGTGGGTCGGtgcccaccagggccctgggcatGGAGGGCCACAAGACGCCCCTTGAAAGGACGGAGAGCAGCTGCTCCCGGCCAAGCCCCGATGGACTCCCCCTGCTGCCAGGCACCGTGCTGGACCTGTCCACGGGCGTCAACTCAGCTGCCAGCAGCCCAGAGGCGTTGGCCCCTGGCTGGGTGGTCATCCCGCCAGGCTCAGTGCTGCTCAAACCGGCTGTGGTGAACTGATGAGCCCATCCTGCGGACAGTTGTGGTGCCCCCCCGGGCAGCTCCCGGCACTGCCCCCGACGAACGGAAACTCTTCTGTGAAATAGCAATAATGTCCTACTGCCCGGGCAGTCCCAGCCCAGCCCGCCGGGAGCAAGGATGGTGCTAGGTCATTCATGGCTGGCCTCCCAGCCCCTGGGTGGGGACCTGGCCTGTCATGCAGGGAGAGCTGTGCTCCTGGGTGCTGAAGCCTCGCTCCTGTCTGTCCCCCACCACCTGGCCCTCAGCTTCTGAGAGGCTTTCCCCTGCCCGACCTCCTCCCGTTTCCCTCTCCCACCCTGGCACCTCCCTCACCTAGTGACCACCCATGGCAAGTCGCCCTCTCCCAGCAGACGGGGTGGGTGGGGTAGCATCTGCCCTCCCTGCTGGCACCAAGGCTCCCCCTTCCTGAGAGGAGCCCCCAGGGACCAGAGGCCTGCCCTTCCCTCCTAGGCTtacccagcccctgccctggggGCTCCTTGGACCCCTTTCCCTCTGACCCTGCCTCCAGAGGGAAAGCAAGACAGATGCAGGCCCCTGCAAAGCCCCAAGTAGAAGCATGCCCCCCAGGACAAGGTGCCTCCCACTAGTTAGGAGGAGGCCCGCTCTGCAGCCGCCGTCCTCACCCCACGCCAGGCCTGCAGTACCAGATGGGATAGCTGGCCACTCCACCCCTGCACCCCAGGGTCTCCTCCCTCTACCTTTTGGGGCACCCTGGGAGCATGGGAAGCAGGTCTGAGGGCCCCTGAGCTGGCAAGGGGAGGTGCCAGGCCAGCTGTGGTGCCAAGATACTGAGTGACCTGGGCCCTAGCTCAGGGAGCATGTGGGGCCAGGCCCAGCGCCCCGTCTTCCTCCTCCTACCCCCGCTGGGCCTGGCCTGGGCAGCGCCCCCTGCAGAGGCCTTTGGGTCCTTGGTCCTGTACCAGGAAGGGGGAGGCTGGCTGGGGACGACCGACCACAGGCTGGGACACAGCTCCTGGTCTGGGGGCTCCAAGTGACAGCATGCAGGGGAGGGGGCTCCCAGTCAGTGCTGTGTTGGGAGCTTTCTGGAGGCTGTGGACTGAAGGCCTTGAGGGAAGCAGTGGCTGGAGGAGGGTGCTGGACCCATGACACGTTGCTTCCTCTGGCTTTTCCCTGCTGGGCCGCTTTCTCAGAGGCACTTCCCCACCCCTAACACCCAGTGGGCCCCCCCAGGTTCTGTGCCACTCAGAGGGACCCTGGCAGGGGCCAGAACCACTTAAGGGTGGTGCTGGAGGGCCTTGTGCCCCAGTCCCATCCCAGGACGCCCTGAGGGATGGACGCAGCCATGCACCCCCCATCTggggcctctccctgctccctctccCACCTGGCAGCTGGGAGTTCTGGCTTCTAGGCCTGCGCTGTCACCAGGCCTCTGAGTGGCCAGGCCCTTCCAcctccccatctgtaaaacgaGGCAGCTGCCCGGACAGCCTTGGGGTCCTTAGTGGCCCTGCAGGTCCTCTGGCAGCTCTGCTGACCCCACCCTCTCCCGGACTGCCCTTCTGTCCCAGAGGGGTCACCCTGACCCGGCCCACCTTGCCACTGGGCTTTGGACTCCAGCCCTGACAGGGCCCAGCCACACTGGCTCTGCCCCTCGAAGGGGCTATGAGCAAGGTAGGAGGGAGCTGGTCTCCTTTCTTCGGGCCCCACCCAGGCCCTGAGCACCCCCCACCCCTGTGAGGGCCCCAGGCCTTAAGTCCCTGGCGGGGTCATGGGTTTGCAACTTGAGCAGAGCGGAGGAACAGGGCACTGGAAGGCCAACGAGCTCAGCATGCGACTCGGTGACGGACCAGGCTCGGCAGGGCCGGTGTACTTTTTGTGGTTGTCATTGGTGTGTTGTTGCACATTCCAGGACGTCAGTATTTTAACAGGTTCTAAGTGCCTTTCTATCGTAGCTTATGTTTTCCTCCTCTTGGCTCCATTGCTGTTAgcatagagttttaaaaaaaagagataagctAATGACTATAACAATATATTCCTCCATGGGAGAGGAAGTttataaagaaacaataaaagtgAGTTGCAAAGATGGCTTGTATGTCATGGATGTGCCAGGAACCCGGCCCTGACATGAGGCCACCACTGCCCTGAGCCCCTGCAGGCCTGATCTGGGCTTCCTCCCCAACCCTGCAGGTGCCCCTCCCTCTCAATCTGCCGCTTAGAGCAGGAACTGGAAGGCTGGGAAGGAGGTAGGTGCTGAGGGCGCACAGGTGACAGGAACTGAGACAGAAGATTCCAGGCGGAGCATCCCAAGGTCCAAGTCCTCAGCCCACTACTGCCCGCTGCGGCTTTGGAGAGTGGTGGGCAAAGGCCCTTCTCCCCCCAGCCGCATTCTGGGGTACTGTGCCCAGATTACTGAGGTGCTAGGTTCAAACCTGCCCCAGGGACAGGGTGGCTGCCGACAAGAGCTCTGGGGCCAGGAGACCGCCACCCCGTGGGAGGGGCAGGGGCGCTATGGGAGGGAGCCTCACCCTGGCACGGGTGCTGTGGAAGCAGGAGCGGCTGCATCCTGTACGTGACAGGACTCAGCTGGAGCCCACTGGCTGGCTGCCCACCAACCTTACCCAGCCCAGCCCTTCTGGGCTGTTAAAGGCTGCTGCCTCCCCATCTCCAGCACCCACAGCCCTGCAACTGGCAGGAGGAGCAACCTGCCTTCTGGAATCTGGACACATGCAAACGAGAAATgcagaaaagacatttattaCCAAGCTATAAATTAGAGGCGGCGGGGTGGGCGGGGGGAGCCGAGCAGTCACGTATGGGGCATCTGCCCTTTTTCTCTGTCCTCCTGGGCCTGGATTTTGAGTTCCTCATCCAGGCGCTCCTTTGCGCGGACCACCTAGTGGGTCACGGATAATCAGGCCGGGAGGCCAAGCCTCCGCCCCATACCCCTTGCCCACATGGGATGGCCTATTCCCATCAGCCCAGGTCCATTTTTTGAAGGGCAGTGGGTGGATACCAATGCTTCCTTCAGTGGCACCCCAGGGTTGGGGTGGCCTGGGGAGACAGAGCTGGGCTGCAGGGGCCCAGCGCATGCTGTGACCTCTGTGAGCTGAGAGCTGTTTCTAGCACCCCACCCACGGGGGCTCCTGCTCCTTCgaagtcccagctgctgggagggAGGGCTCTATCTGGGGTGACACAGCCTGAGTGGCTGGACCCCGCAAAGCTGAAGCAGTCAGAGGGGTGGCAGTTCAGGGGGCCTCCCTGAGGCTGGGGCACCATGGGAAAGCCTGGCACAGTTTTCTGTGTGCCAAGCCCTTAGCTGGCCAGCTCCCCCAACTAGGAATTGAGCCCCAGGTGAGAAGAAGGGGTCCCATGACTTCCTTCCTCCCAGAATCAAAGACCACTCACCTTTGACTGCAGGTAGAAGGAGCCACCCACGGATTTGTCATTCACCTTAAACAAGTGTTCATAGTTCTGCAGAGGAGAGGGGACGGGTGAGAGGGCTGCAGACTGCAGGCAAGAGATGTCGGGCAGGCTATGTGGGGCCACGTGAGAGAGGCAACAGGACTCCTCTCCACCCTGTGTGCCACACCCAGCTGTTGTGGCCactgagaggcagagatggggacGGGTACCCTGGAGGGCAACTGAGCTGCTACCGGAAGGCACTCTTTGTCTCTAGACTGTCCTGCCTCAGGCCTAAAACTTCACGAGCAACAGTGGCTCCCGAAAGTTGGAGTCCGAGCTGGGTGCAGCTACAGCCTCCACATCGGACCTCCCTGGCCAGGCCTCCCTTCACTCTTCCCACCCTGGCAGCCTCTCCCTCTCAAACTTCGGGGTGGCCCAGTGGCCTCACCTTCTGGACCTCCTCAGGGCTCAGCTTGGACACGTTGAGAATCTGCTGTGcctcctggaggctgaggccggagaggTTGGAAGCGGCTGCAGACCGGTGTCCAGCGCGTCCTCGGGCATCAGCTGCGGCCCGGCTGGCTGTGTGGACATGTGGGTGATCGCTCAGTCCTCAGCAGCCCACACTTCACCCTGGGCCTTCCGAgttggtggctcacccctgccaCCAGCACAGGATGAGAGACACAGGGACAGGTGGCTAGGAGCTGCCTCTTCTCCAGGAGTGGTTTCCTTTTTAGGGGGTAGAGGCTGGGAAAGTGAGGACAGACGTGCCTCACTGGAGGGTAAGGGCAGGATCTGACCACTAAACCTGGCTCCTGGTCCCCAACCTAGACCATGAGATGACcctgtcccccaacccccatATCCCAGGGGAACAGCAAATTGGGGAGCTTTAGGCTACGATGGAGACTGTATAGTGGGGCTGCGGGCATGAGAGGGCTCTGCAGGGGCGCAGCTGCCCACCTGTCACCTAGACCACCAAAGCCACTGCCTTGGGTGACCTCTCCCCTTTCAGTGACCCCAGAACCTAGAATCAGGAGCTGCTAAACTTTTCCTAAAGGCTCAGAGAGTAGCTATTTTAGGCTTTGCGGGCTAATGAGCCTGCACTGGAACCATTCAACTCTGCCTTGAAAGCAGCctgtcggccgggcacagtggctcacgcctgtaatcccagcactttgggaggccaagaagggcagatcacgaggtcaagagatcgagaccatcctggccaacatgatgaaaccctgtaaaatacaaaattactaaaaatacaaaaattagctgggtgtggtggcacatgcctgtagtcccagctactggagaggctgaggcaggagcattgcttgaacccgggaggcagaggttgcagtgagccaagatcgcaccattgcactccagcctgggcaacacagtgagactccgtctcaaaagaaaacaaaagggctgggtgcggtggctcacgcctgtaatcccagtacttcaggaggccgaggtgggcatatcacctgaggttgggagttcaagaccagcctgaccaacacggagaaaccccgtctctactaaaaatacaaaattagccaggcatggtggcgcatgcctgtagtcccagctactcaggaggctgaggcagaagaattgcttgaacccgggaggcagaggttgcagtgagccgagatcgcgctattgcactccagcctgggcaacaagagcgaaaactccgtctcaaaaaaaaaagatttatttacaaaaccagggccgggcgctgtggctcacacctgtaatcccagcactttgaggcaggcggatcacctgaagtcaggcgttccagaccagcctggccaacatggtgaaaccctgtctctactaaaaatacaaaaattagtctggtatGGTGTCGggtgcttgtattcccagctactcaggaggctgaggcaggagaatcacttgaaccaggaggcagaggttgcagtgagccaagattgccccactgcattccagcctgggcgacagagtgagactccatctccaaaaaaaaaaaaaaaacaagtttacaAAACCAGGTATCCAGATGGGCCAGTGTGCCAGCTCCTGCCCTGGATGCTCTTGCTAACCAGGTACCACTGAAGAATGCCCCGGTCTGGCATCACCCCCCACCATGGGAAGTGCCTCAGGCCACGCACACTTCAGAACCGGCAGGCCTGAGGTGCCCATGGCTACGGGGAAAATCTGACCTGGAGAGGAACTCCCAGCCCACAGGGGAGACGGACCCATGCTTACCTGCAAACTCCTGCCGCAAGGCCCGTGCAaaggccctgcccaccacctgcaCGCCCATCACAATGATCTGGGCCAGGTACTTGGCCTGTGGGCAAAGCAGGCACCCGGTTAGCAGACCACTCCCTGTGGGCCCACAGAGATGGGCCCTGGAAACGGCTGCCGAGGGGCAAGGCTCCCGGAGACCCGAGGTCATGAAGCACAGAGCTGCAGCCCCAGGCCAACCCCTCCAAAGCACCCTGAATGAAAGCTTCCATGGTGGGTGGCTTAGTTACTCATTGGACAGGCAGGCAGGCGGGTGAACTTGACGGAGCTCCCAGAGGCAGACTGGCCCCACCTCATCCTTCAGGAAAGGCGTAGAGGAGCAAGGCAAAGTGGCTGCAGCCACCGGCTTCAGGAAGAAACACTGTGGTCTGGGAGCCAGAACACAGGGACAGCCCTGGACCTGGCAGTAACTCACTCTCGACCCTGGGGCCGACGATCGCTGTTCCTGAGTTTCTGAGATCATCAGGCCCAACCTTTACTTTACCAACGGGGAAACAGATCTGTCCTAATTCTCCCAAGTCCGAAGACtttaagtccattccattcaataaaaCAAACTTACTATGCAAACCTGTTTCCATCTTCAAGGAGCTAAAAGCCCACTAGGAGGGTATTTAAACACACTATGGACTAAATCATGAGAGAGAGTCAGGCTCGTTCATTTGTGCAGCCATTGGTTCACCCATTCATTCAAACATCTGCTGAGAGTCTACTCTGCTCAGCACTTGAGCACAAAGCTACACAGAACCTGGTCCCTGCCCCGAGTGAGAGCACACTGCTGGCCTGCCAGGGAACCCCACTGTCACACACCAGGCTGAACATGCCGGAACACTGCACGTGTGATGCCATGCCCCGCAGACGCCCTGGGGACTCAGTAAGATGTGAGCGGAAGCAACAGACTCGGGGGAAAACTCAAGACTGAGATGGGATTCGGTGAGAGgcgggggttctgtgtgagaggagggggttctgtgtgagaggagggggttctgtgggaggagggggttctgtgtgagaggagggggttctgtgtgagaggagggggttctgtgagaggagggggttctgtgagaggaggggactctgagaggagggggttctgtgtgagaggagggggttctgtgtgagacgagggggttctgtgtgagaggagggggttctgtgtgagaggagggggttctgtgggaggagggggttctgtgtgagaggagggggttctgtgtgagaggagggggttctgtgagaggagggggttctgtgagaggaggggactctgagaggagggggttctgtgtgagaggagggggttctgtgtgagacgagggggttctgtgtgagaggagggggttctgtgtgagaggagggggttctgtgtgaggagggggttctgtgtgaggagggggttctgtgagaggagggggttctgtgagaggagggggttctgtgagaggagggggttctgtgtgagaggagggggttctgtgtgagaggaggggattctgtgtgagaggagggggttctgtgagaggagagGACtctgagaggagggggttctgtgtgagaggagggggttctgtgagaggagggggttctgtgtgagaggagggggttctgtgagaggagggggttctgtgtgagaggagggggctctgtgagaggagggggctctgtgagaggaggggactctgtgagaggaggggactgtgtgagaggagggggttctgtgtgagaggagggggttctgtgtgagaggagggggttctgtgagaggagggggttctgtgtgagaggaggggattctgtgagaggagggggttctgtgtgagaggagggggtcctgtgtgagaggagggggtcctctgtgagaggagggggttctctgtgagaggagggggtcctgtgtgagaggagggggtcctgtgtgagaggagggggtcctgtgtgagaggagggggtcctgtgtgagaggagggggtcctctgtgagaggagggggtcctgtgtgagaggagggggttctgtgagaggagggggtcctgtgtgagaggagggggttctctgtgagaggagggggttctgtgagaggagggggttctgtgtgagaggagggggttctgtgtgagaggagggggttctgtgagaggagggggttctgtgtgagaggagggggttctgtgtgagaggagggggttctgtgtgagaggagggggttctgtgtgagaggagggggttctgtgagaggagggggttctgtgagaggagggggttctgtgtgagaggagggggttctgtgagaggagggggttctgtgtgagaggggggttctgtgtgaggggggggttctgtgtgagggggggggttctgtgtgagaggagggggtcctgtgagaggagggggtcctgtgagaggagggggtcctgtgtgagaggagggggtcctgtgtgagaggagggggtcctgtgtgagaggagggggttctgtgtgagaggagggggttctgtgtgagaggagggggttctgtgagaggagggggttctgtgagaggagggggttctgtgagaggagggggttctgtgtgagaggagggggttctgtgtgagaggagggggttctgtgagaggagggggttctgtgagaggagggggttctgtgtgagaggagggggttctgtgagaggagggggttctgtgtgagagggggggttctgtgtgaggggggggggttctgtgtgagggggggggttctgtgtgagaggagggggtcctgtgagaggagggggtcctgtgtgagaggagggggtcctgtgtgagaggagggggtcctgtgtgagaggagggggttctgtgtgagaggagggggttctgtgtgagaggagggggttctgtgagaggagggggttctgtgagaggagggggttctgtgagaggagggggttctgtgtgaggagggggttctgtgagaggagggggttctgtgagaggagggggttctgtgtgagaggagggggtcctctgtgagaggagggggtcctctgtgagaggagggggtcctgTGTGAGGAGGGGGtcctgtgagaggagggggttctgtgagaggagggggttctgtgtgagaggagggggttctgtgagaggagagGACtctgagaggagggggttctgtgtgagaggagggggttctgtgagaggagggggttctgtgtgagaggagggggttctgtgagaggagggggttctgtgtgagaggagggggttctgtgagaggagggggttctgtgtgagaggaggggattctgtgagaggagggggtcctgtgtgagaggagggggtcctgtgtgagaggagggggtcctctgtgagaggagggggtcctctgtgagaggagggggtcctgtgtgaggagggggtcctgtgtgagaggagggggtcctgtgtgagaggagggggtcctgtgtgagaggagggggtcctgtgtgagaggagggggtcctgtgtgagaggagggggtcctctgtgagaggagggggtcctgtgtgagaggagggggttctgtgtgagaggagggggtcctgtgagaggagggggtcctgtgagaggagggggtcctgtgtgagaggagggggtcctgtgtgagaggagggggttctgtgtgagaggagggggttctgtgtgagaggagggggttctgtgagaggagggggttctgtgagaggagggggttctgt
Proteins encoded in this region:
- the GLIS2 gene encoding zinc finger protein GLIS2; the encoded protein is MHSLDEPLDLKLSITKLRAAREKRERTLGVVRPRALHRELGLVDDSPTPGSPGSPPSGFLLNSKFPEKVEGRFSAAPLVDLSLSPPSGLDSPNGSSSLSPERQGNGDLPPVPSASDFQPLRYLDGVPSSFQFFLPLGSGGALHLPASSFLTPPKDKCLSPDLPLPKQLVCRWAKCNQLFELLQDLVDHVNDYHVKPEKDAGYCCHWEGCARHGRGFNARYKMLIHIRTHTNEKPHHCPTCSKSFSRLENLKIHNRSHTGEKPYVCPYEGCNKRYSNSSDRFKHTRTHYVDKPYYCKMPGCHKRYTDPSSLRKHIKAHGHFVSHEQQELLQLRPPPKPPLPAPDGGPYVSGAQIIIPNPAALFGGPGLPGLPLPLAPGPLDLSALACGNGGGSGGGGGMGPGLPGPVLPLNLAKNPLLPSPFGAGGLGLPVVSLLAGAAGGKAEGEKGRGSVPTRALGMEGHKTPLERTESSCSRPSPDGLPLLPGTVLDLSTGVNSAASSPEALAPGWVVIPPGSVLLKPAVVN
- the PAM16 gene encoding mitochondrial import inner membrane translocase subunit TIM16 isoform X3, with amino-acid sequence MAKYLAQIIVMGVQVVGRAFARALRQEFAASRAAADARGRAGHRSAAASNLSGLSLQEAQQILNVSKLSPEEVQKNYEHLFKVNDKSVGGSFYLQSKVVRAKERLDEELKIQAQEDREKGQMPHT
- the PAM16 gene encoding mitochondrial import inner membrane translocase subunit TIM16 isoform X2; the encoded protein is MAKYLAQIIVMGVQVVGRAFARALRQEFAASRAAADARGRAGHRSAAASNLSGLSLQEAQQILNVSKLSPEEVQKNYEHLFKVNDKSVGGSFYLQSKRSGLSMLPKLILNSWPQAILLPWPPKTLGLHA